TTGTACACCACATTGCAAAGGCTAATAGGGCGAAGATCTTTGATTCGATCTGGGTTCCGAACCTTTGGGATAAGCACAACAATTGTTTCGTTCCATCCCTCCGGTATACAGCCGCCTCGCAACACATGTAACACCTCTTGTGTAACCGCATCACCCACAGTAGAATCTCTTATAGAAAATCGCTGGCATACCATCCGCACCAAGGGCTTTGAGATCCCCCATATCGTCAAGTGCTTTCTTGATTTCCTCCGGAGTGTACTCCTTACCTAACATCTCGTTCATCTGGTCTGTAACTCGTGGCTCCACATCTTGTAACACTCTGTTGTGGTTAGCTCCAGCTCCTGCCCTGGCCGTAAACAAGTGTGTGAAATGATTAGTTACCAGGGCCTTCAAATCCTCTTCTCCTTGCACCACAACCCCATCTTCCCCTTTCAACTTATCAATTCTATTATGCCTTTTCCTGGTCGACGCATACTGATGAAAAAACTCCGTGTTCCTATCCCCTTTCGTGAGCCAGTTGGCCTGGGCTCGGTGTCACCAGAAAATGTCGAGTTGTTCCTCTCCAAACAATCCAACTTATACCGAGCCACCTGCTCCTTTCTGATGTTTGCCTCAGTTAGGTCAGCCTGCCTATATTTCTCCAACTCAGCCTTCAAGTTCTTTATGCGCTGCTGTAGGTCGCCCAACACCTCTCTGCTCCAGGTATCTAAATCCTTGGACACCGCTTTAATGAGCTGGGCCACCATACTATCCCCATTCTCTTTTGCCATTTGCCAAGCCTCTTTTACTATCTTCTCACAATCCTCCTCTAACAGCCATCGAGCTTCAAAACGTTTGTTTAGATTGTTTGGTTGTGGCCGGGGCTTCTTGTGCGCACCATCAACGTGTAGAATCACAGGCCGGTGATCGGAATGCTCCGGACAGCCATTGACAACTTTGTACCCTGGGAATCGCATACACCATTCAGCATTAGCCACCACTCTATCAAGCCTTTCACGGATATAGCCATCAATACGATAGTTATTATTGCGCCAAGTAAAAATGTCACCCTCGAAACCGAGGTCATTCAAATTACAGAAGTTTAAAGCAGAATGAAAATGGTCCATGTAGGCCTGGGTTCTAGGCACCCCGCCTTGCTTCTCGAAGTTGTACAGGATCTCGTTAAAGTCCCCCATACAGACCCATGGCATCTTCTCTTGGAGGTGAAGTGTGCGTAACAGCTTCCATGTCTCTTCCTTCAACTCCGTCTTTGCTTGCCCGTAAATGCCCGTGAGCCTCCATTTAAAGCCATCTGCCTCAGTAATAGTAGCATCGATATGCATTCGCCCCATCCACCGCAGGGCTAGGTTAACATCTCTCTTCCACAACAGAGCCAAACCCTCACTCTTCCCTTCATATGCCTTGAACACTAAGTTGGGCATGTTAAGGATATACCTGAGCTTCTCCACCTTATTTTTATTCATTCGAGTTtcaaaaagaaataaaatatcAGGGTCCTCCTTCTTCTGCATCTCCAGAAGACCACGAACTGCCGGCCTACCCCCGAGTCCCCGGCAGTTTCAAGCGATCACTCTCATTTTGGATTGCAGGGCTGTCCCGGCAGCCCCGCCTTCAAAGATTTTTCGCCCACCTCCTGGGCGCTTGATGGGTCAACTCTTCGCCTTTTCTCGCCCTCCTCTTCAACCAGCACGTTATTCAACTCTCTCTTCCCATTCACTGTTCTTTCTTCAGTCATCGTTCAGCGCGATAGCTTTCTCGCTTTACGCGAGACCATCGTTTGCTCTCGCGTCGGAGTATACAGTGGTGGGCCGGCCCTTTGGAACGAAtataaaacaagaaaaaaaaataCGGAATTAGGAGTGCGAGAGGGGAGCGCCTATTGAGCGCTGCAGGCGCCGGTTCCCGCCGCTGGCGCTAGCACGGATGCGAAGTGGGCCGGCCGAGCTACCTGCTGAAAAAcaaaaggtaaaaaacatttgtcTGGCTCATTTCATGAGAACTGGGATTCGAACGCACGACGACAACGCCAACTCCGTACGAGCTAACCACTGCAGCACCGTCAGTTACTTGAGAACTTTCACAAAACAGCGCTCTTTGACCTTTTCTTCGGTATTATATACCCACATATAAATATGTTTgaataaagaaaaaataaatGTGAAAACGCATTCACATAAACCATGAATTCAAAAGAAAATTTCGCAAAAATAGAAAAAGGTtgtgaatttgaaaaagttcattgaattttaaataaagttcatcaaatttttaaaaaagttcacgAAATAGAAAAGGGTTCAGagaaattgaaaaaagttcatcgaatttgaaaaaagttcaccgtatttgaaaaaaagttcactgaatttgaaaaaagttcgtcGAAATTGggaaaagttcatcgaatttcaaaaaaagttcatcgaatttgaaaaaaaatcaccgTATTTGCAAACAGTTTAtcgaatttggaaaaaaaatcaccgaatttgaaaaaagttcatcaaaattgATAAAAGTTCATCAAAATTTTGAAAAGTCCATCAAAATTGAAAAACGTTCATTGAATCtgaaaaaaagttcacgaatttatAAAAAACTTCGTAAATTTAGAAAAAGGTTCATGAAATTTATAAGGAAAGCGTTTAACACCGGCGCGCCGGCCGAATCTTTGGCCGGTCTCGCGCGCGTCGTGGGATTAGAAGAAAAATCCAGCGCCTCTGTTCGCTCCTGTAGCATGGGGCCACGCACCGCTTTTGCTGCATCAATCTTATCCCTTTCACACGAGGTGCTCTCAGCCACTCCTTTCCCCCAGCACGCGCCACCATTTTTTCTCTCGCATCCTCTCTTCCATCTACTTTTTCAGCTGACCACCGAAGTGCTGCGAGAACACCACCGGTGCTGGCAACGGCGACCACCGGAGTGCGAACAGAAGCTGGCCTGGTGGAGTTGCAACCGCGGCGACGGGGAGCTGCAACCGACGGCGGGTTGAGTTGCATCCGATGGCGCCGCACTGACGGGGCGAGCTACAACCGACTGCTATGGGAGCTGCAGCCATATGTGGCGGAGCTGCAACCGTCGTCTGGCCAAGCTGCATCCAGCGAGGCGAAGCTGCACCCCGCGGGTTCGTCGGTGCTGGAACTGTTAGCCGCCGGTTACCCCCTAGGTGTTTTTGCTGGAATCGGCATATTATTTTGCTGGAACTAGCTTGTTTTTTTGCTACAATCGATCTTGGAGCTCTTCCATGCTAAATttgtttttgctggaaccggctTATGTTTTTGCTGGAAGCTGGTGTTTTTTTGCTACAACCACTGGAGCTTTTTTTCCTACCGAATTTATTTTTGCTGGAACTGGAGCTTTGTTTTGCTGGAACCTAATAATATTTTGCTTCAACCGACCACTCGAGGATTTTGTTTGTTTTTCAGAATTTTCTTGTTGGACACAACGTTGCAAGCCAACAGCCACGGCGAGCCAGCGGCGATGACGTCGGGGGCATGCTGCATCCATGGCGAACCGCGAGCTGGAACCAGCAGGGGGGATTCGAGCTGCAATCCGTCGTTGACCGCGCGCTGGGGGGCCCACTGGCGGCCATGATGCAATCCCGACGGCCACGGGCGGGGACCCCATCGGAGCTCATCGGCACGGCCCCGACGGCGGCAAGtcgggggaggggaggggagggggcgatGCTCTGCGTGCAGGAGCGTGGGGAACGGGGGAAGAAGACGACtgtaggggggagggggggtcagATCTTTTTTTGAGGGTGAGGAATGTCAGATCTGATGGCCGTAAATGGATGAATCGGACGGGTGCGCTGCgaccggcccaaatttgggccggcGCACCGGCGCCTATCACTGCCCtataagaagaaaaaaagaatgagaaaaaaagaaaaagaataaaccGAACTGAATGAGGAATATAAGAAGAAAAACGAGCTCTCTGTGCAGTAGCGTGGTGGTGGcctggtggttagtgcgtaactGTTGGATCAGAGAGGTTGAGGGGTGGTGCCAGCTCTTTTTTGGCGTTTTcgaaaaacagaggaaaaaactTGAATAGGCCGGCCCAGAGCGAAGGGATGCGATCCCAGGTCTCCGGGCTAATAACCACGCTGAAGGTTCTTTGGCAAAAATCATGGGGTGTTTTACTTGAGGCGACATGGTCCTGTTTTCCCaactattttttcttcttcttcttcttcttccgtttTTCATCGTTTTTCTCCGTTTTTTCTCTGTTTTCAAATAAAAGTTTTACAGGTTTTCGAAAAATGGGTTTTCATGTATACATTTTTTACTTATTTTTGGAAGATCAaaattttttaatacatggtcaacatatTTTCTATAGACATTCAACATTTTACAATACTCgttcaacatttttcatataATTGTTAagatttttatatacatgatcaacattttctcaaatattttttcaaCACTTTACAAATACCGGTTccacatttttcaaatacttgttcaacatttttatataAATGATCAACATTTTCTAAATTCTTGTTCAACATTTTGCTATACCCGTTCAACATTTTTGAAATACATGTTCAACATTGTTTTCAAATGGTTTGtcaatatttttttcaaatgcttgttCAACATTTTCTCAAATACTCATTCAACATTTCTTAATACTTATTCGACATTTTCAAATACTGGTTCAACATTTCCAATACTTATTTCAACATTTTTATAAACAAATGTACAAAAAACGTGGAAAAAAGGAAACAGGCTGGTGTATCCCGCAcgcgtgggccggcccatgtggCTTTTGCCTTCAGCGAGGTGTCGCCCCTGTCTCACTGAACGCGAGGAATAGTCGCACCCCCTTTGacagcaactagttaacgagcgctccttcgggagcctcgcaacgatcagcgtcacttggcgcgctctcagccattcgccacgtgcCGCGCTCTGGACGCTTCCTCCggatatttttttattttttcgcacgtgttttcggctttttaaacggttcTTTTTTCGGTTTTGGTTTTCGCCcggtctttcttagcttttcgataaaaaaatcaaaaaaattgctAAAAAAACACGtctttttttctttcgcgaaagTCACAGTTTTCTTCCGCGAggggcacggttgtgctttagcgagagtcacggccgtgcctttcgaaaacgaaaaaaaacacgttttctgtttttttctttcgcgagagtaacggttttgcttccgcgagaggcacggttgtgctttcgcgagagtcacggccgtgcctctcggaaagggaaaaacaaaacgcgttttctgttttttttctttcgcgagaggcacggttgtgctttcacgagagtcacggttttgcttccgcgagaggcccggttgtgctttcgcgagagtcatggccgtgcctctcggaaagggaaaaaaatacacgttttctgttttttttctttcgcgagagtcacggttttgatttcgcgagaggcacggttgtgctttcgcgagagtcacggccgtgctcTTGGAaacgaaaaaacgcgttttctgttcacgggcgtgcctctttcgaaaaggaaaaaaaattatgctcCCGTTTCGGTTTTTTGCCcggtttttttcatgaaaaaaagttcgtcaaaacatatcaacatgggatctagttttgaagatctcaacGCGAGGAAttcaatggtgaaaacggttcaagatttggacgcacggtttaagagataaaacattttgaataaacggatctaaaaaaaaagggaaaactccgaggttgcgacaagtggcgcactgcatgtgcgccacttgtcgcgacCTGGGAAAGTGGAGTGTTCTTTGTAACGAGTACTCCATAATTAGTGATTTCGCCTTTTCAGGCGCTTAAGGCGCCGAACAGAAGTTCCCCGAATGTCATGCTATTACATGGAGGGCCTGGCCCAGGAGCACGGAAGTCCACATAACAGAGCCTCGTTTTTTTTCCATTCCATGTTTTTGTTTCCGTTTTTTCATTAATATTTTTACTTTCTAATATCGTAATTATATATTATAAAAACACTTTACATAAAACATTTGAAagtgttaatcaagcatttgaaaatgttaaatgtgtatagcaAAAATGTTTCTTGTGTTTACaaaaatatacaatgtgtatGGAAAGTGTTAATGAAGCATATATAAAAAGTTATTCAAACATTTTCAAAAATAAATTGTTCATAGGAAAAATGTTTGCCATATATACCTAAAATATATACAAAAAATACAATGTGTCAGAAAAATTGTTGATCATATATTTAAAAAATGATAACATTGTATCAAAAAGTGTTCCTGGTGTgtacaaaaaatgtacaatatgAATAAAACAAAGTAGACATAAAAAATATAGTATATATATGGGAAAAGGATCTTGGATttcaaaaatgttaaatgtgtatggAAAACTTAGACATTAAAAAATAAGTTCTCAAAAATGCAAACCATatgtttgaaaaatgttaaacatgtatgtAGAAATATCCCTGATGTATACAACAAATGTAAAATGTTTATGAAAATGTAAAAATAATAAAAATCTAAGTTTCAGAAAATGTTAATTATGTATTTGGGGAAggttaaacgtgtataaaaatATGTTTCTGATGTACACAAAAATATACAAATGTGTATAAAAAAATTAGATATCAAAATATATGTTTGAAAAAAATTTGATCATGTTTAAAAAAAATATTGTGCTGCTAAAAATGTATATTTCCATAGAAAAAGGTTCAGCGTGTGTTCGAGagaatgttgaccatgtattctaATAAGTGTTCGTAACATGTTTTTTAAGAAAAAAAATGCACATCATGTATTTGAGAAATATACAACGTGTATAAAAAAAGGTTTCATGTGTACACGGAAAATGTACAGTCCGCACTGAAAAACATTAGGCAAGTTTTGATGAAAAACAAAAAATTGATGAAAATTGACAAAGGAACCTAAAGAAAACAAAGAAACCCATAGAAAAACCAAAAACAACCTATGGTATAATGATAAACAATGTGCAgaagaaacaaaagaaaccaaaaaaAGAAAGTAGAAGAAAAGATGGTGCAAGAAAGAGAaggaaacaaagaaaaccaaaacCGAAAGAAAACCGAGTAAAGGAACAAAAATaatgaagaaaaaaaatagaacaGGAAAACCATGAACACCAAGAAAGAAATCAAGAAAAATGGTTGAGAACAaagcaatagaaaaacccaagaAAAACCATTGAAGAAACAAAAAAACCAAGTTAAGaacaaaaacacaaaaaaagAAACAAGAAATCAAAGACACCTGAGCGAATGGGAGCATCTCGATCGAAGCCAGATCGAACAAAAAAAAACGACGGAACAGGGTTGGTCCAATGGCTACCGTGGCGAAAAGCTTTTGAGGTGAGGGCAGCATATATCTACATCGAGGTAAATCAGAGAGCTCCTAGTCAGCAACTCAACATTTATGGCGCTTGACCGTTGATCAGTCGATCACTAACTTTTTAGAAAAATCATGAATAAAAAATTTTCATGTATTTTGAAAATGATCAAAAATTTGAGAAAAAGTTTAGCAACATGGAAAAAGTTTTGAAATTTGAAAAATATGCACAATTTGACAAGAAATTACAAGGAttagaacaaaaataaaaaatttgataAAGTTCGCGAATTCTAAAAATATTGACAATAGTTTTAGAAAATGTGATTTTAAAGAAGTTCAATGTgttggaaaaaaaatcataacTTTCAGAAAAGTTTacgaatttggaaaaagttcacaaaAATTAAAAACACTTTATAAATTTTAAAAGGTTACAAATTTGAGAAAATATTTTCATTTTTTTAAGTTCACAAATTTGAGAAACGTTTTTGAATTTGAAAAAGTTTCCTTATTTGAAGAAAACCGAGTAAAGAGAAAGGAAAAAGAATGACAAGAAAACAATATAGGAGAAATGTTTTTTTAAGAAACGATGAAAAAAAGCAAAACCAAAATGGAatagaaaaaaaaggaaaaactggAAAGGGAATGCAAAGAAACAA
This sequence is a window from Aegilops tauschii subsp. strangulata cultivar AL8/78 chromosome 7, Aet v6.0, whole genome shotgun sequence. Protein-coding genes within it:
- the LOC109763511 gene encoding uncharacterized protein; this translates as MQKKEDPDILFLFETRMNKNKVEKLRYILNMPNLVFKAYEGKSEGLALLWKRDVNLALRWMGRMHIDATITEADGFKWRLTGIYGQAKTELKEETWKLLRTLHLQEKMPWVCMGDFNEILYNFEKQGGVPRTQAYMDHFHSALNFCNLNDLGFEGDIFTWRNNNYRIDGYIRERLDRVVANAEWCMRFPGYKVVNGCPEHSDHRPVILHVDGAHKKPRPQPNNLNKRFEARWLLEEDCEKIVKEAWQMAKENGDSMVAQLIKAVSKDLDTWSREVLGDLQQRIKNLKAELEKYRQADLTEANIRKEQVARAGAGANHNRVLQDVEPRVTDQMNEMLGKEYTPEEIKKALDDMGDLKALGADVIANQLKMILDEIISDNQGAFVPGRLISDNTILAYELTHFMKRKRKGKDVYMALKLDMRKAYDRVEFLEGMMRKMVFREEFVQLIMKQGDSISPYLFLLCAEGLSAMLNKADAENQIKGIKLAPTAPRLNHLLFADDSLLVLEATTQGVQPINSILHEYEECSGQVINREKSSVMFSSNDKQSCKNLLLQELQLGSESTEGKYLGLPTYIGKSKKKCFDYIKERIIGRLQGGWDRCLSTAGKEIYVKAVAQAIPTYAMACFDLTKTLCDEISQLIC